CTTCGACTCCGTCGACGCGCTCCTCGACCAGCTTCACCGCGACGTCGAAGCCGTCCGCACCCTGGCTCGGTTCCTCACGCGCTCCAGGCGATGATGTCCATGCCGTCCCACCACCATGGCTGGCCGTCGGCGCGGCCGGCGATGCGAAGGGCCAGCTCCGCCTCGGCGTGAGCATCGACGAACGCGTCGATCGCGGCCCGCACCTTCGGCCAGTCGGCGTTGTCGGCCGCGATCAGCGCATGGCCGGCGAGGTGGGGGATGACCGCCTCGAACGCCGCCCGCGTGGCCTCGGTCGAGTGGTCGGCGTCGTAGAAGAACACGCCGACCGGCGGCAGCTCCGAAGCCCCGAGCACCACGGCCGCGTCGCCGTCGAGGATCCGCGTGCCGCCGGCCACGCCGAAGCGCTCCAGGTTCGCCTGCAGCGCCGCCGGGTCCGAGTCGTCGAACGAGAAGTTGTCGATGCCGACGCACTCGGCCTCACCGGCAAGGGCCGCGGCGATCAGGCTGCGGCCGCGGTACGTGCCCGCCTCGACGTAGGCCTCGCCCGCCTCGAGATGCCCCGCGGCCAGGCCGATCAGCGCCAGGTTGTTCTCCTCGGAGAGGCCGTCGACCGCATCCAGCACGGCCCGCAGCGAGCGGTCGAGCGGGACCTCGGATCGGGGGAAGTCGGCGAACGCCGCCGGCAGGGCGCGCAGGAACCCCTCGACGTCCATGCGCAAGCTACGCCGCGACCGGCGTGCGGCCGAGGCTCTCGATCGTGCGCCGCAGGCCCTCGTCGAGGCTGACCTTCGGCTCCCAGCCGAGGATCTCCCGGGCGCGGGTGATGTCGGGCTGGCGCACCTTGGGATCGTCGATCGGCAGGCCCTCGAAGACGATCTCCGAGCGCGTGCCGGTCAGGGCGACGATCTTCTCGGCCAGCTCGAGCAGCGACATCTCGTTCGGGTTGCCGACGTTCACGGGCAGGTGGTAGTCGCTCATCGCGAGCCGGAAGAGGCCCTCGATCAGGTCGTCCACGGAGCAGAAGGAGCGCGTCTGGCTGCCGTCGCCGAAGACGGTGATCGGCTTGTCCTCGAGCGCCTGGGCCAGGAAGTTCGGGATGGCACGGCCGTCGTTCTGGCGCATGCGCGGGCCGTACGTGTTGAAGATCCGGGCGATGTGGGTGTCGACGCCCTGCTGGCGGTGATACGCCATTGTCATCGCCTCGGAATAGCGCTTGGCCTCGTCGTAGACGCCGCGCGGGCCGACCGGGTTCACGTTGCCCCAGTACTCCTCCTGCTGCGGGTGCATCTCGGGGTCGCCGTACACCTCCGACGTCGACGCGATCAGGAACCGGGCCCGCTTGAACTTGGCCAGGCCCAATGCGTTGTGGGTCCCGTACGAGCCCACCTTGAGCGTCGCCAGCGGCAGCCGCAGGTAGTCGACCGGGCTGGCCGGCGAGGCCAGGTGGAAGACGACGTCGACCGGCTCGGCCACGTCGATGAACTCGACGCAGTTGTGGTAGCGGAAGTCGAACGCGTCGCCGCGCAGGCGCTCGATGTTCTCCAGGCTGCCGGTGTCGAGGTTGTCGAGGCAGATGACCCGCCAGTCGCGTTCGAGCAGGTACTCACACAGGTGCGAACCCAGGAATCCGGCGCCGCCGGTCACGACTGCAGTGCTCACTCATGCCTCCAGAGAGGTGGTCGGGAACGAGAGTGTAGGGGACCGCGCCGGAATCGCCCGCACCTGCCGCGAATAACCCGTCTGCTACCCTGCCGAGCGGCCGCACCGCGGAGCCTGCGAAGCTTGCCGACGGGGCTCTGGGATGCCGGCGACGATGTCACTCTGAGGCAAGGAGGTGTGGGCGCATGCCGCTCACGCAGGAACAGAAGAAGGAGCTGATCGGCAAGTTCGGGGCAAGCGACGCCGACACCGGCTCCACCAAGGTGCAGATCGCCCTGCTCACACAGCGGATCAGCGAGCTCACCGAGCACATGAAGGT
This window of the Gaiellales bacterium genome carries:
- the rpsO gene encoding 30S ribosomal protein S15, producing MPLTQEQKKELIGKFGASDADTGSTKVQIALLTQRISELTEHMKVHKHDHHSRRGLLKLVGRRRRLLTYMQRHDLEGYRALIKELGLRR
- a CDS encoding UDP-glucuronic acid decarboxylase family protein, with translation MSTAVVTGGAGFLGSHLCEYLLERDWRVICLDNLDTGSLENIERLRGDAFDFRYHNCVEFIDVAEPVDVVFHLASPASPVDYLRLPLATLKVGSYGTHNALGLAKFKRARFLIASTSEVYGDPEMHPQQEEYWGNVNPVGPRGVYDEAKRYSEAMTMAYHRQQGVDTHIARIFNTYGPRMRQNDGRAIPNFLAQALEDKPITVFGDGSQTRSFCSVDDLIEGLFRLAMSDYHLPVNVGNPNEMSLLELAEKIVALTGTRSEIVFEGLPIDDPKVRQPDITRAREILGWEPKVSLDEGLRRTIESLGRTPVAA
- a CDS encoding class I SAM-dependent methyltransferase, with translation MDVEGFLRALPAAFADFPRSEVPLDRSLRAVLDAVDGLSEENNLALIGLAAGHLEAGEAYVEAGTYRGRSLIAAALAGEAECVGIDNFSFDDSDPAALQANLERFGVAGGTRILDGDAAVVLGASELPPVGVFFYDADHSTEATRAAFEAVIPHLAGHALIAADNADWPKVRAAIDAFVDAHAEAELALRIAGRADGQPWWWDGMDIIAWSA